The following proteins come from a genomic window of Gossypium raimondii isolate GPD5lz chromosome 5, ASM2569854v1, whole genome shotgun sequence:
- the LOC105769293 gene encoding protein DA1 isoform X3 — protein MQLFVGNCGNFIDYEQITFCIMNWIKKVFKGCAHKSSEGHYHGHYAEDRQFYAPSGSGDAWREHENEEIDRAIALSLLEESQKGRRVKDDKSQLEDDEQLARAIQESLNFEPPPQYENVNTYQPMPVHFPTGYSRICAGCNTEIGCGRFLNCLSAFWHPECFRCHACNLPISDYEFSMSGNYRFHKSCYKEQYHPKCDVCNHFISTNPAGLIEYRAHPFWMQKYCPSHEHDGTPRCCSCERMEPHDTGYVALNDGRKLCLECLDSAVMDTKQCQPLYLDIQEFYESLDMKVEQQVPLLLVERQALNDAREGEKNGHYHMPETRGLCLSEEQTVSTIRRRPRLGTGNRSMDMITEPYKLTRRCDVTAILILYGLPRLLTGSILAHEMMHAWMRLQGFRTLSQDVEEGICQVLAHMWLLTQFDSASDSNGAWTSSSSSSSRLKKGKRSQLERKLGEFFKHQIESDASPVYGDGFRAGHQAVYKYGLRNTLEHIRMTGRFPH, from the exons ATGCAACTTTTTGTAGGCAATT GtggaaattttattgattatgaGCAGATAACATTCTGCATTATGAATTGgattaaaaaagtttttaagGGGTGTGCCCATAAATCTTCAGAGGGACATTATCATGGACATTATGCCGAGGATCGTCAATTTTATGCACCTTCAGGCTCTGGG GATGCTTGGAGGGAGCATGAGAATGAAGAGATAGATCGTGCTATTGCCCTATCTCTTCTCGAGGAAAGTCAGAAGGGGAGAAGGGTAAAAG ATGATAAATCTCAACTAGAGGATGATGAGCAACTTGCAAGAGCTATACAAGAAAGCTTGAACTTTGAACCTCCTCCACAATACGAAAATGTAAATACTTATCAACCTATGCCAGTCCATTTTCCAACGGGATACAG taggATTTGTGCGGGTTGCAATACCGAGATTGGTTGCGGAAGATTTCTAAATTGCCTCAGTGCATTTTGGCATCCAGAATGTTTCCGTTGCCATGCTTGCAATCTCCCAATTTCTGATTATGAG TTCTCTATGTCTGGTAATTACCGTTTTCATAAATCTTGCTACAAGGAGCAGTACCATCCAAAATGCGATGTCTGCAACCACTTT ATTTCAACAAACCCTGCTGGTCTTATTGAATATAGGGCACATCCTTTTTGGATGCAAAAGTACTGCCCTTCTCATGAGCATGACGGTACTCCACGATGCTGCAGCTGTGAACGAATGGAG CCACACGACACGGGATATGTTGCCCTTAATGATGGGCGGAAGCTCTGCCTAGAGTGTCTGGACTCTGCAGTTATGGATACTAAGCAATGCCAACCCCTTTATCTGGATatacaagaattttatgaaagcTTAGATATGAAAGTGGAGCAGCAAGTTCCCTTACTCCTGGTTGAAAGGCAAGCTTTGAATGATGCCAGAGAGGGAGAAAAGAAC GGCCATTATCATATGCCAGAGACTAGAGGACTCTGCCTTTCCGAGGAACAAACTGTCAGCACT ATCCGAAGGCGACCAAGATTGGGGACAGGAAATCGTTCTATGGACATGATAACAGAGCCGTACAAATTAACTCGTCGATGTGATGTGACTGCAATTCTCATTCTTTATGGCCTGCCAAG GTTATTGACTGGGTCAATCTTAGCCCATGAGATGATGCATGCATGGATGCGACTTCAAG GTTTCCGGACTCTTAGTCAGGATGTTGAGGAGGGTATTTGTCAGGTATTGGCACACATGTGGTTACTTACCCAGTTCGACTCTGCTTCAGACAGCAACGGTGCATGGACTTCGTCATCGTCTTCAAGCAGTAGATTAAAAAAGGGCAAAAGATCTCAACTCGAGAGGAAGCTTGGGGAGTTCTTTAAGCACCAAATCGAATCAGATGCTTCCCCTGTATATGGAGATGGTTTCAGAGCAGGCCATCAGGCAGTTTATAAATATGGTCTTAGAAATACCCTTGAACATATTCGGATGACAGGGAGGTTCCCTCATTGA
- the LOC105769293 gene encoding protein DA1 isoform X5 → MNWIKKVFKGCAHKSSEGHYHGHYAEDRQFYAPSGSGDAWREHENEEIDRAIALSLLEESQKGRRVKDDKSQLEDDEQLARAIQESLNFEPPPQYENVNTYQPMPVHFPTGYSRICAGCNTEIGCGRFLNCLSAFWHPECFRCHACNLPISDYEFSMSGNYRFHKSCYKEQYHPKCDVCNHFISTNPAGLIEYRAHPFWMQKYCPSHEHDGTPRCCSCERMEPHDTGYVALNDGRKLCLECLDSAVMDTKQCQPLYLDIQEFYESLDMKVEQQVPLLLVERQALNDAREGEKNGHYHMPETRGLCLSEEQTVSTIRRRPRLGTGNRSMDMITEPYKLTRRCDVTAILILYGLPRLLTGSILAHEMMHAWMRLQGFRTLSQDVEEGICQVLAHMWLLTQFDSASDSNGAWTSSSSSSSRLKKGKRSQLERKLGEFFKHQIESDASPVYGDGFRAGHQAVYKYGLRNTLEHIRMTGRFPH, encoded by the exons ATGAATTGgattaaaaaagtttttaagGGGTGTGCCCATAAATCTTCAGAGGGACATTATCATGGACATTATGCCGAGGATCGTCAATTTTATGCACCTTCAGGCTCTGGG GATGCTTGGAGGGAGCATGAGAATGAAGAGATAGATCGTGCTATTGCCCTATCTCTTCTCGAGGAAAGTCAGAAGGGGAGAAGGGTAAAAG ATGATAAATCTCAACTAGAGGATGATGAGCAACTTGCAAGAGCTATACAAGAAAGCTTGAACTTTGAACCTCCTCCACAATACGAAAATGTAAATACTTATCAACCTATGCCAGTCCATTTTCCAACGGGATACAG taggATTTGTGCGGGTTGCAATACCGAGATTGGTTGCGGAAGATTTCTAAATTGCCTCAGTGCATTTTGGCATCCAGAATGTTTCCGTTGCCATGCTTGCAATCTCCCAATTTCTGATTATGAG TTCTCTATGTCTGGTAATTACCGTTTTCATAAATCTTGCTACAAGGAGCAGTACCATCCAAAATGCGATGTCTGCAACCACTTT ATTTCAACAAACCCTGCTGGTCTTATTGAATATAGGGCACATCCTTTTTGGATGCAAAAGTACTGCCCTTCTCATGAGCATGACGGTACTCCACGATGCTGCAGCTGTGAACGAATGGAG CCACACGACACGGGATATGTTGCCCTTAATGATGGGCGGAAGCTCTGCCTAGAGTGTCTGGACTCTGCAGTTATGGATACTAAGCAATGCCAACCCCTTTATCTGGATatacaagaattttatgaaagcTTAGATATGAAAGTGGAGCAGCAAGTTCCCTTACTCCTGGTTGAAAGGCAAGCTTTGAATGATGCCAGAGAGGGAGAAAAGAAC GGCCATTATCATATGCCAGAGACTAGAGGACTCTGCCTTTCCGAGGAACAAACTGTCAGCACT ATCCGAAGGCGACCAAGATTGGGGACAGGAAATCGTTCTATGGACATGATAACAGAGCCGTACAAATTAACTCGTCGATGTGATGTGACTGCAATTCTCATTCTTTATGGCCTGCCAAG GTTATTGACTGGGTCAATCTTAGCCCATGAGATGATGCATGCATGGATGCGACTTCAAG GTTTCCGGACTCTTAGTCAGGATGTTGAGGAGGGTATTTGTCAGGTATTGGCACACATGTGGTTACTTACCCAGTTCGACTCTGCTTCAGACAGCAACGGTGCATGGACTTCGTCATCGTCTTCAAGCAGTAGATTAAAAAAGGGCAAAAGATCTCAACTCGAGAGGAAGCTTGGGGAGTTCTTTAAGCACCAAATCGAATCAGATGCTTCCCCTGTATATGGAGATGGTTTCAGAGCAGGCCATCAGGCAGTTTATAAATATGGTCTTAGAAATACCCTTGAACATATTCGGATGACAGGGAGGTTCCCTCATTGA
- the LOC105769293 gene encoding protein DA1 isoform X1 encodes MQLFVGNCSLCMNPCCFCGNFIDYEQITFCIMNWIKKVFKGCAHKSSEGHYHGHYAEDRQFYAPSGSGDAWREHENEEIDRAIALSLLEESQKGRRVKDDKSQLEDDEQLARAIQESLNFEPPPQYENVNTYQPMPVHFPTGYSRICAGCNTEIGCGRFLNCLSAFWHPECFRCHACNLPISDYEFSMSGNYRFHKSCYKEQYHPKCDVCNHFISTNPAGLIEYRAHPFWMQKYCPSHEHDGTPRCCSCERMEPHDTGYVALNDGRKLCLECLDSAVMDTKQCQPLYLDIQEFYESLDMKVEQQVPLLLVERQALNDAREGEKNGHYHMPETRGLCLSEEQTVSTIRRRPRLGTGNRSMDMITEPYKLTRRCDVTAILILYGLPRLLTGSILAHEMMHAWMRLQGFRTLSQDVEEGICQVLAHMWLLTQFDSASDSNGAWTSSSSSSSRLKKGKRSQLERKLGEFFKHQIESDASPVYGDGFRAGHQAVYKYGLRNTLEHIRMTGRFPH; translated from the exons ATGCAACTTTTTGTAGGCAATTGTTCGTTATGCATGAACCCCTGTTGTTTTT GtggaaattttattgattatgaGCAGATAACATTCTGCATTATGAATTGgattaaaaaagtttttaagGGGTGTGCCCATAAATCTTCAGAGGGACATTATCATGGACATTATGCCGAGGATCGTCAATTTTATGCACCTTCAGGCTCTGGG GATGCTTGGAGGGAGCATGAGAATGAAGAGATAGATCGTGCTATTGCCCTATCTCTTCTCGAGGAAAGTCAGAAGGGGAGAAGGGTAAAAG ATGATAAATCTCAACTAGAGGATGATGAGCAACTTGCAAGAGCTATACAAGAAAGCTTGAACTTTGAACCTCCTCCACAATACGAAAATGTAAATACTTATCAACCTATGCCAGTCCATTTTCCAACGGGATACAG taggATTTGTGCGGGTTGCAATACCGAGATTGGTTGCGGAAGATTTCTAAATTGCCTCAGTGCATTTTGGCATCCAGAATGTTTCCGTTGCCATGCTTGCAATCTCCCAATTTCTGATTATGAG TTCTCTATGTCTGGTAATTACCGTTTTCATAAATCTTGCTACAAGGAGCAGTACCATCCAAAATGCGATGTCTGCAACCACTTT ATTTCAACAAACCCTGCTGGTCTTATTGAATATAGGGCACATCCTTTTTGGATGCAAAAGTACTGCCCTTCTCATGAGCATGACGGTACTCCACGATGCTGCAGCTGTGAACGAATGGAG CCACACGACACGGGATATGTTGCCCTTAATGATGGGCGGAAGCTCTGCCTAGAGTGTCTGGACTCTGCAGTTATGGATACTAAGCAATGCCAACCCCTTTATCTGGATatacaagaattttatgaaagcTTAGATATGAAAGTGGAGCAGCAAGTTCCCTTACTCCTGGTTGAAAGGCAAGCTTTGAATGATGCCAGAGAGGGAGAAAAGAAC GGCCATTATCATATGCCAGAGACTAGAGGACTCTGCCTTTCCGAGGAACAAACTGTCAGCACT ATCCGAAGGCGACCAAGATTGGGGACAGGAAATCGTTCTATGGACATGATAACAGAGCCGTACAAATTAACTCGTCGATGTGATGTGACTGCAATTCTCATTCTTTATGGCCTGCCAAG GTTATTGACTGGGTCAATCTTAGCCCATGAGATGATGCATGCATGGATGCGACTTCAAG GTTTCCGGACTCTTAGTCAGGATGTTGAGGAGGGTATTTGTCAGGTATTGGCACACATGTGGTTACTTACCCAGTTCGACTCTGCTTCAGACAGCAACGGTGCATGGACTTCGTCATCGTCTTCAAGCAGTAGATTAAAAAAGGGCAAAAGATCTCAACTCGAGAGGAAGCTTGGGGAGTTCTTTAAGCACCAAATCGAATCAGATGCTTCCCCTGTATATGGAGATGGTTTCAGAGCAGGCCATCAGGCAGTTTATAAATATGGTCTTAGAAATACCCTTGAACATATTCGGATGACAGGGAGGTTCCCTCATTGA
- the LOC105769292 gene encoding protein LYK5, producing the protein MCNFTMNLFLLCFLILDVFILYINAQQNYSGNSALECDNIDESGTSSAFLYTCNGQDRNCQAFLIYKAQPPFNSVPSISVLMSSDPAEIASINNVTEDAKFPTGKEVIIPVSCFCLGRYYQANTTFNISSIHGTYYTVGTEAYQGLTTCSSLIRANPQSKYKLVPGIELKVPLRCACPTSNQTESGTKYLVTYSFSFGDAIADIGDRFNVSKKRIDDANGLEELQLPNPFTTILIPLPTAPSSSQTIIHKDQPLDPPLPFEEYSKSSNGLKQKLYGVGVAAGCFLLLLIIILFTAVKFNKKKDGVLQIGNERSTNYVLPADLRIEIARFDRGLRVFTFKEIKKATWNFSSKYRINGSVYSGSFGGKILAVKIMRRNASKVVQLLKNINHFNLIKLQGVCENHVVFYLLFEYMEKGSLRDWLCNQSADEVGCWTRRIQIALDVANGLHYLHSFTKPAYVHGDINSSNILLNGGLRAKIANFSLAREVASETSSVTFRTRVTGTRGYLAPEFAQTGQVTSKIDVFAFGLVLLELITGKYATITQDRREILLFKTVVSIMEKDNAEAEIHSFIDPRLKCESRTELALRMAQLSVACLTEEPTKTPCMEEVVSVLSKMRADICK; encoded by the coding sequence ATGTGCAACTTCACCATGAATCTGTTCCTTTTATGCTTCCTCATACTTGATGTTTTCATTCTATACATAAATGCTCAACAAAACTACTCAGGGAACTCAGCTTTGGAGTGCGATAACATCGATGAATCAGGCACTTCTTCAGCATTTCTTTACACTTGCAATGGCCAAGATCGAAATTGCCAAGCCTTTCTTATCTATAAGGCTCAACCTCCTTTTAACTCAGTTCCCAGCATTTCGGTTCTCATGTCTTCGGACCCGGCTGAGATTGCTAGCATCAATAATGTAACTGAGGATGCAAAGTTCCCAACCGGGAAAGAGGTGATCATCCCTGTAAGCTGTTTTTGTTTAGGCCGGTATTATCAGGCAAACACCACGTTTAACATCTCAAGCATCCATGGCACGTATTATACTGTAGGAACTGAGGCATACCAGGGATTAACCACATGCAGTTCCCTTATACGAGCTAATCCACAAAGCAAATACAAATTGGTTcctggaattgaattgaaagttcCACTTCGATGTGCATGTCCAACGAGTAATCAAACCGAGAGTGGAACAAAGTATCTAGTGACTTATTCTTTCAGCTTCGGGGATGCTATTGCAGATATAGGTGATAGATTCAATGTGAGCAAAAAGAGAATTGATGATGCAAATGGTTTGGAAGAGTTGCAACTTCCTAACCCTTTCACAACAATCCTAATTCCTCTGCCAACAGCACCTTCAAGCTCCCAAACCATAATTCACAAGGATCAGCCACTTGATCCACCTCTTCCATTTGAAGAATACTCGAAAAGCAGCAATGGATTGAAGCAGAAATTGTATGGAGTTGGAGTTGCAGCAGGTTGCTTTTTGCTTCTTCTTATCATCATCTTGTTCACTGCTGTTAAGTTCAATAAGAAAAAGGACGGAGTTCTTCAAATTGGCAATGAAAGAAGTACAAATTATGTATTACCAGCTGACCTCCGTATTGAAATTGCAAGATTCGACCGAGGTTTAAGAGTGTTTACATTTAAGGAGATCAAGAAGGCTACATGGAATTTCAGTTCTAAGTATAGAATCAATGGTTCTGTCTATTCAGGCAGTTTCGGTGGGAAGATCCTGGCTGTTAAAATAATGAGACGAAATGCATCCAAGGTGGTACAATTGCTGAAGAACATCAATCATTTCAATCTGATCAAGCTTCAAGGTGTATGTGAAAACCATGTAGTTTTCTATCTTCTTTTTGAGTATATGGAAAAAGGGTCTCTAAGGGATTGGCTTTGCAATCAAAGCGCTGACGAGGTTGGATGCTGGACGAGGAGGATTCAGATTGCTTTGGATGTTGCTAATGGGCTTCACTATCTTCACAGTTTCACCAAACCTGCCTATGTACATGGGGACATCAACAGCAGCAATATTCTGCTAAACGGTGGTTTAAGGGCCAAAATTGCAAACTTCAGCCTTGCAAGAGAAGTGGCGAGTGAAACGAGCAGTGTCACTTTTAGAACTCGGGTTACAGGGACTAGAGGTTATCTGGCACCAGAGTTTGCACAGACAGGTCAGGTTACTTCCAAGATTGATGTCTTTGCTTTTGGGCTTGTGCTATTGGAACTGATCACCGGAAAATATGCCACCATTACGCAAGATAGAAGAGAAATACTGCTATTCAAAACCGTTGTTTCCATCATGGAAAAAGATAACGCAGAAGCTGAGATCCATTCCTTCATTGATCCTAGGCTAAAATGTGAGAGCCGGACAGAGTTGGCCCTGCGGATGGCTCAATTAAGCGTAGCCTGCTTGACAGAAGAACCAACAAAGACACCATGCATGGAGGAAGTAGTGTCAGTTCTGTCCAAAATGCGAGCAGATATATGTAAATAG
- the LOC105769293 gene encoding protein DA1 isoform X4: MPGGNFIDYEQITFCIMNWIKKVFKGCAHKSSEGHYHGHYAEDRQFYAPSGSGDAWREHENEEIDRAIALSLLEESQKGRRVKDDKSQLEDDEQLARAIQESLNFEPPPQYENVNTYQPMPVHFPTGYSRICAGCNTEIGCGRFLNCLSAFWHPECFRCHACNLPISDYEFSMSGNYRFHKSCYKEQYHPKCDVCNHFISTNPAGLIEYRAHPFWMQKYCPSHEHDGTPRCCSCERMEPHDTGYVALNDGRKLCLECLDSAVMDTKQCQPLYLDIQEFYESLDMKVEQQVPLLLVERQALNDAREGEKNGHYHMPETRGLCLSEEQTVSTIRRRPRLGTGNRSMDMITEPYKLTRRCDVTAILILYGLPRLLTGSILAHEMMHAWMRLQGFRTLSQDVEEGICQVLAHMWLLTQFDSASDSNGAWTSSSSSSSRLKKGKRSQLERKLGEFFKHQIESDASPVYGDGFRAGHQAVYKYGLRNTLEHIRMTGRFPH, encoded by the exons ATGCCAG GtggaaattttattgattatgaGCAGATAACATTCTGCATTATGAATTGgattaaaaaagtttttaagGGGTGTGCCCATAAATCTTCAGAGGGACATTATCATGGACATTATGCCGAGGATCGTCAATTTTATGCACCTTCAGGCTCTGGG GATGCTTGGAGGGAGCATGAGAATGAAGAGATAGATCGTGCTATTGCCCTATCTCTTCTCGAGGAAAGTCAGAAGGGGAGAAGGGTAAAAG ATGATAAATCTCAACTAGAGGATGATGAGCAACTTGCAAGAGCTATACAAGAAAGCTTGAACTTTGAACCTCCTCCACAATACGAAAATGTAAATACTTATCAACCTATGCCAGTCCATTTTCCAACGGGATACAG taggATTTGTGCGGGTTGCAATACCGAGATTGGTTGCGGAAGATTTCTAAATTGCCTCAGTGCATTTTGGCATCCAGAATGTTTCCGTTGCCATGCTTGCAATCTCCCAATTTCTGATTATGAG TTCTCTATGTCTGGTAATTACCGTTTTCATAAATCTTGCTACAAGGAGCAGTACCATCCAAAATGCGATGTCTGCAACCACTTT ATTTCAACAAACCCTGCTGGTCTTATTGAATATAGGGCACATCCTTTTTGGATGCAAAAGTACTGCCCTTCTCATGAGCATGACGGTACTCCACGATGCTGCAGCTGTGAACGAATGGAG CCACACGACACGGGATATGTTGCCCTTAATGATGGGCGGAAGCTCTGCCTAGAGTGTCTGGACTCTGCAGTTATGGATACTAAGCAATGCCAACCCCTTTATCTGGATatacaagaattttatgaaagcTTAGATATGAAAGTGGAGCAGCAAGTTCCCTTACTCCTGGTTGAAAGGCAAGCTTTGAATGATGCCAGAGAGGGAGAAAAGAAC GGCCATTATCATATGCCAGAGACTAGAGGACTCTGCCTTTCCGAGGAACAAACTGTCAGCACT ATCCGAAGGCGACCAAGATTGGGGACAGGAAATCGTTCTATGGACATGATAACAGAGCCGTACAAATTAACTCGTCGATGTGATGTGACTGCAATTCTCATTCTTTATGGCCTGCCAAG GTTATTGACTGGGTCAATCTTAGCCCATGAGATGATGCATGCATGGATGCGACTTCAAG GTTTCCGGACTCTTAGTCAGGATGTTGAGGAGGGTATTTGTCAGGTATTGGCACACATGTGGTTACTTACCCAGTTCGACTCTGCTTCAGACAGCAACGGTGCATGGACTTCGTCATCGTCTTCAAGCAGTAGATTAAAAAAGGGCAAAAGATCTCAACTCGAGAGGAAGCTTGGGGAGTTCTTTAAGCACCAAATCGAATCAGATGCTTCCCCTGTATATGGAGATGGTTTCAGAGCAGGCCATCAGGCAGTTTATAAATATGGTCTTAGAAATACCCTTGAACATATTCGGATGACAGGGAGGTTCCCTCATTGA
- the LOC105769293 gene encoding protein DA1 isoform X2, translating to MQLFVGNCSLCMNPCCFCGNFIDYEQITFCIMNWIKKVFKGCAHKSSEGHYHGHYAEDRQFYAPSGSGDAWREHENEEIDRAIALSLLEESQKGRRVKDDKSQLEDDEQLARAIQESLNFEPPPQYENVNTYQPMPVHFPTGYRICAGCNTEIGCGRFLNCLSAFWHPECFRCHACNLPISDYEFSMSGNYRFHKSCYKEQYHPKCDVCNHFISTNPAGLIEYRAHPFWMQKYCPSHEHDGTPRCCSCERMEPHDTGYVALNDGRKLCLECLDSAVMDTKQCQPLYLDIQEFYESLDMKVEQQVPLLLVERQALNDAREGEKNGHYHMPETRGLCLSEEQTVSTIRRRPRLGTGNRSMDMITEPYKLTRRCDVTAILILYGLPRLLTGSILAHEMMHAWMRLQGFRTLSQDVEEGICQVLAHMWLLTQFDSASDSNGAWTSSSSSSSRLKKGKRSQLERKLGEFFKHQIESDASPVYGDGFRAGHQAVYKYGLRNTLEHIRMTGRFPH from the exons ATGCAACTTTTTGTAGGCAATTGTTCGTTATGCATGAACCCCTGTTGTTTTT GtggaaattttattgattatgaGCAGATAACATTCTGCATTATGAATTGgattaaaaaagtttttaagGGGTGTGCCCATAAATCTTCAGAGGGACATTATCATGGACATTATGCCGAGGATCGTCAATTTTATGCACCTTCAGGCTCTGGG GATGCTTGGAGGGAGCATGAGAATGAAGAGATAGATCGTGCTATTGCCCTATCTCTTCTCGAGGAAAGTCAGAAGGGGAGAAGGGTAAAAG ATGATAAATCTCAACTAGAGGATGATGAGCAACTTGCAAGAGCTATACAAGAAAGCTTGAACTTTGAACCTCCTCCACAATACGAAAATGTAAATACTTATCAACCTATGCCAGTCCATTTTCCAACGGGATACAG gATTTGTGCGGGTTGCAATACCGAGATTGGTTGCGGAAGATTTCTAAATTGCCTCAGTGCATTTTGGCATCCAGAATGTTTCCGTTGCCATGCTTGCAATCTCCCAATTTCTGATTATGAG TTCTCTATGTCTGGTAATTACCGTTTTCATAAATCTTGCTACAAGGAGCAGTACCATCCAAAATGCGATGTCTGCAACCACTTT ATTTCAACAAACCCTGCTGGTCTTATTGAATATAGGGCACATCCTTTTTGGATGCAAAAGTACTGCCCTTCTCATGAGCATGACGGTACTCCACGATGCTGCAGCTGTGAACGAATGGAG CCACACGACACGGGATATGTTGCCCTTAATGATGGGCGGAAGCTCTGCCTAGAGTGTCTGGACTCTGCAGTTATGGATACTAAGCAATGCCAACCCCTTTATCTGGATatacaagaattttatgaaagcTTAGATATGAAAGTGGAGCAGCAAGTTCCCTTACTCCTGGTTGAAAGGCAAGCTTTGAATGATGCCAGAGAGGGAGAAAAGAAC GGCCATTATCATATGCCAGAGACTAGAGGACTCTGCCTTTCCGAGGAACAAACTGTCAGCACT ATCCGAAGGCGACCAAGATTGGGGACAGGAAATCGTTCTATGGACATGATAACAGAGCCGTACAAATTAACTCGTCGATGTGATGTGACTGCAATTCTCATTCTTTATGGCCTGCCAAG GTTATTGACTGGGTCAATCTTAGCCCATGAGATGATGCATGCATGGATGCGACTTCAAG GTTTCCGGACTCTTAGTCAGGATGTTGAGGAGGGTATTTGTCAGGTATTGGCACACATGTGGTTACTTACCCAGTTCGACTCTGCTTCAGACAGCAACGGTGCATGGACTTCGTCATCGTCTTCAAGCAGTAGATTAAAAAAGGGCAAAAGATCTCAACTCGAGAGGAAGCTTGGGGAGTTCTTTAAGCACCAAATCGAATCAGATGCTTCCCCTGTATATGGAGATGGTTTCAGAGCAGGCCATCAGGCAGTTTATAAATATGGTCTTAGAAATACCCTTGAACATATTCGGATGACAGGGAGGTTCCCTCATTGA